The window GACGTCTAATGTAGGTGCTCACAATATATACAATCAAAAAACATTGGGATTTAAGAAGCATTTAGGAAGTGAAGAAATTCAGAAAAGTGAATATGAGAAAATGAAAGAAAATGTTATGAAAGAGCTTAGATTAAAATTTAAGCCAGAGTTTTTAAATAGGATAGATGAGATAATAGTTTTTCATTCTCTAGATCAAGAACATATAGATGAAATAGTAAAGCTTATGATTAAAAACTTACAAGAAAGATTAAAAAGCATGGATATAAATTTAGAACTTGAAGATTGTGCAATTAAGTTAATAGCAAAAGAAGGGTTTAATAGAGAATATGGAGCTAGACCTCTTAAAAGATCTATACAAAAACTCCTTGAGGATAATATTTCAGAGGAAATTTTAAAAGGAAATATTAATAATGGAGATGATATAATAGTTAAAGAAAATAACGGTAAGCTGTTATTTGAAAAAAGAGCTTAATTTTTTAAGCTCTTTTTTGTATATAAGTGAATCATATTATTTTAAATATTAGGATAAAGTTAAACTTAATTCACATGGAGTTTTAGAACTTTTATCTTTGGGATAAAATTAGATGAAAGTTAATAAAAATAATTACTGTTTATAGAAATATAAATTGTAAGACATTGGTGAAAATATAAGTTATGAGGGGAAATAAAGAGAATTTTTTGTTTCCCAAAATATATATTTTTTGGTATCCTATAATTAGGATAAAGCGAAACTTAATTTAGATGGAGATTTTACCGGAGTTTAAGTTTTAGACATGTAATTTGTGGGTAATCTAATCCAGAAGATGTTAAGCTATTATCTCCAATCTTAACAGGATGGAGTTTTAGAACTTTTAGCTTTAAGATAAATTCAATTTATTCAAATTAATTAAAATGTAAAGGTGATATTATGGCTAAAATTAAGAGCAAGTATGTTTGTCAATCATGCGGATATGAAAGTTTAAAGTGGATTGGTAAATGTCCAGAATGTGATGATTGGAATACATTTGTAGAAGAAATAGAAGATAAAAAAAGTAAACATGATCTTTTTATAATAGAAAAAGAAGTTCAAAAACCTGTACCTATAAATAAACTAGAAATAAATGAACAAGAAAGATTTTCAACGTGTATAAATGAGTTAGATAGGGTATTAGGAGGAGGAGTAGTTAAAGGATCTTTAATATTAGCAGGTGGAGATCCTGGAATAGGAAAGTCTACTCTTTTGATTCAAGTTGCAGACAATGTAGCGAAAAGTGGCAAAAAAGTTTTATATGCATCTGGAGAAGAATCTATATATCAGATAAAAATGAGAGCAAAAAGGCTTGATATAGAAAGTGAGAACTTATATATATTCGCAGAAAATAATCTTGATATAATAGAAAAACAAATAGATAATATAAAACCAGATATGATAATTGTTGACTCTATACAAACAGTATATAGTCCCCAAATAACTTCTACTCCTGGAAGTGTCAGTCAAATAAAAGAAGGAACTTCTAGATTTATGAAAATATCTAAAAAAGTAGGTATATCAACTTTTATAGTTGGGCATGTAACAAAAGAAGGGTCACTTGCTGGACCTAAAATACTTGAGCATATGGTTGATGCTGTACTTTACTTTGAAGGAGAACGATATAATACATATAGAATGATTAGATCTGTTAAAAATAGATTTGGTTCTACTAATGAACTAGGAGTATTTGAGATGAGAGATAAGGGACTTATAGAAGTTGAAAATCCATCAAAAATACTTATTTCTGAAAAACCAAAGGGAGTATCAGGATCTGTAATAGTTGCAACTATAGAAGGTACAAGACCTATGCTGGTAGAACTCCAAGCTCTTGTTTGTCCTACTAGTTTCGGTATACCCAAAAGGGCTGCAACTGGAGTTGATTACAATAGGGTTTCTCTTCTTATGGCAGTTCTTGAAAAAAGAGCAGGTATGCAAATACAAAATCAAGATATTTATATAAATGTTGTTGGAGGAATAAAACTTAATGAACCAGCTATTGACCTTGGAATAGTAATATCTATAGCTTCTAGTTTTAGAAATATAGAAACAAATGAAAAAACTGTTGCCATTGGAGAAGTAGGTTTAACAGGGGAAATAAGAGGTGTAAGTTTTATAGAAAAAAGAATAGCAGAATGTAAAAAATTAGGTTTTAATAGAGTTATAGTTCCTAAAAGTAATGTAAAGGGATTAGAAAATATGGACGATATTAAGATTATAGGTGTAGAAAATATAAGAGAGGCTTTAGACTTTGTACTAGGAGGGTAAACATAAATGAAAGAAAGTTTTATAAAAGACACAGAACAATTAAATTGCTTGAAGATGATAGCACCAGGAACACCTCTTAGAGAAGGTCTAGAGAATGTTCTAAGAGCAAAAACTGGAGCGTTAATTGTAATAGGAAATAGTGAAGAAATAATGAAAATAGTTGATGGTGGGTTTAATATAAATTCTGATTTTTCACCTGCATATTTGTATGAACTTGCAAAAATGGATGGAGCAATAATAGTAAGTAGTGATGGAAAGAAGATACTTTATGCAAATACTCAATTAATACCAGATCCATTAATACCATCATCAGAGACAGGAATAAGACATAGAACGGCAGAAAGAGTTGCAAGACAAACTACTGAGATGGTTATATCTATATCACAAAGAAGAAATATAATAACTTTATATAGAGGATATAGCAAATATGTTATACAAGAAACATCAAAAATATTAACAAAGGCAAACCAAGCTATTCAAACTCTTGAAAAATATAAATCTGTGCTAGATCAGGCTATGATAAATTTAAGTGCTTTAGAATTTGAGGATTTGGTAACTCTTTATGATGTTGCAACAGTTGTTCAAAGAACTGAAATGGTTATGAGAATAGTTACAGAGATAGAACATTATATAATAGAGCTTGGAAATGAAGGAATATTAGTTAGTATGCAGTTAGAAGAATTAATAGGAAATGTAAAAGAAGATGCAGAAATGGTATTTAAGGATTATAATATAATTAAAGATAGAGATTATTCACATTTCAAAAAATCTATTAGAAATTTCTCATCGGAGGATTTACTCGAGCTTAATAATATAGTAAGGCTTTTGGGTTATACTGCTAGTAATATAGACAATATAGAATATACAGTTTATCCAAGAGGATGGAGAATTCTTAGAAAAATATATAGATTACCTAAAAGTGTGGTTGAGAATTTAACGGATCATTTCCATAATTTCCAGTCTATATTAAAAGCTACTATTGAAGAACTTGATGATGTAGAAGGTATTGGAGAGATAAGAGCTAGATACATAAGAGATGGATTAAGAAGAATACAAGAACAAGTATTACTTGATAGACATAT is drawn from Tepidibacter hydrothermalis and contains these coding sequences:
- the disA gene encoding DNA integrity scanning diadenylate cyclase DisA, encoding MKESFIKDTEQLNCLKMIAPGTPLREGLENVLRAKTGALIVIGNSEEIMKIVDGGFNINSDFSPAYLYELAKMDGAIIVSSDGKKILYANTQLIPDPLIPSSETGIRHRTAERVARQTTEMVISISQRRNIITLYRGYSKYVIQETSKILTKANQAIQTLEKYKSVLDQAMINLSALEFEDLVTLYDVATVVQRTEMVMRIVTEIEHYIIELGNEGILVSMQLEELIGNVKEDAEMVFKDYNIIKDRDYSHFKKSIRNFSSEDLLELNNIVRLLGYTASNIDNIEYTVYPRGWRILRKIYRLPKSVVENLTDHFHNFQSILKATIEELDDVEGIGEIRARYIRDGLRRIQEQVLLDRHI
- the radA gene encoding DNA repair protein RadA, which translates into the protein MAKIKSKYVCQSCGYESLKWIGKCPECDDWNTFVEEIEDKKSKHDLFIIEKEVQKPVPINKLEINEQERFSTCINELDRVLGGGVVKGSLILAGGDPGIGKSTLLIQVADNVAKSGKKVLYASGEESIYQIKMRAKRLDIESENLYIFAENNLDIIEKQIDNIKPDMIIVDSIQTVYSPQITSTPGSVSQIKEGTSRFMKISKKVGISTFIVGHVTKEGSLAGPKILEHMVDAVLYFEGERYNTYRMIRSVKNRFGSTNELGVFEMRDKGLIEVENPSKILISEKPKGVSGSVIVATIEGTRPMLVELQALVCPTSFGIPKRAATGVDYNRVSLLMAVLEKRAGMQIQNQDIYINVVGGIKLNEPAIDLGIVISIASSFRNIETNEKTVAIGEVGLTGEIRGVSFIEKRIAECKKLGFNRVIVPKSNVKGLENMDDIKIIGVENIREALDFVLGG